The proteins below come from a single Miscanthus floridulus cultivar M001 chromosome 1, ASM1932011v1, whole genome shotgun sequence genomic window:
- the LOC136536056 gene encoding probable glutathione S-transferase GSTU6, producing MAGEDDGELKLIGQYESPFVTRVKLALSLKGLSYEYIEEDLRNKSELLLRSNPVHKAVPVLIHRGKPICDSQVILQYIDEAFAGTGPSLLPADPYERSVARFWAAYIEDKLVPPWDRVFRAKTDGEREEPLKQMLAAVDTLEGGLKECSKGKPFFGGDSVGYVDVVLGGAVSYAKAHDALFGAKLIDAAKTPLLAAWMERFCELQAAKAVLQDVDRVVEYAKMLIAKNAARASN from the exons ATGGCCGGAGAAGACGACGGCGAGCTGAAGCTGATCGGTCAGTACGAGAGCCCTTTCGTCACCAGAGTGAAACTTGCTCTCAGCCTCAAGGGCCTGAGCTACGAGTACATCGAGGAGGATCTGAGGAACAAGAGCGAGCTCCTCCTCCGCTCGAACCCAGTGCACAAGGCGGTTCCCGTGCTGATCCACAGAGGCAAGCCTATCTGCGACTCGCAGGTCATCCTGCAATACATCGATGAGGCCTTCGCCGGCACCGGCCCGTCCCTCCTCCCGGCTGACCCCTACGAACGCTCCGTTGCCCGTTTCTGGGCTGCCTACATCGAAGACAag CTGGTGCCTCCATGGGATCGAGTGTTCCGGGCGAAGACGGACGGGGAGAGGGAGGAGCCGCTAAAGCAGATGTTGGCAGCAGTGGACACTCTGGAGGGAGGCCTCAAGGAGTGCTCCAAGGGGAAACCCTTCTTCGGCGGCGACAGCGTCGGCTACGTGGATGTTGTTCTGGGTGGCGCCGTCTCGTATGCCAAGGCACACGATGCGCTCTTTGGTGCCAAGCTCATTGATGCTGCCAAGACGCCGCTCCTGGCGGCGTGGATGGAGCGCTTCTGCGAGCTCCAGGCGGCCAAGGCGGTCCTGCAGGACGTGGATAGAGTGGTCGAGTACGCCAAGATGCTGATCGCCAAGAATGCTGCCAGGGCTTCAAATTAA
- the LOC136536027 gene encoding probable glutathione S-transferase GSTU6, with the protein MARDGGELKLVGMWASPFVSRAKLALQIKGLSYEYVEEDLGNKSELLLSSNPVHKLVPVLIHNGKPVCESSVIVQYIDDAFAGTGPSLLPADPYQRAVARFWAAYLEDKILTPWRRVFMVKTDEEKAEAMRQTIAAVDVLEEGLKECSGGQGPFFGGDSVGYVDVLLGGMVSWLKASEPLSGPKLIDAAKTPLLAAWMERFCDLDAAKAVLQDVDAVVEYVRAVQARVAAATANSQ; encoded by the exons ATGGCGAGAGACGGTGGTGAGCTTAAGCTGGTGGGGATGTGGGCGAGCCCGTTCGTCTCCAGAGCGAAGCTCGCGCTCCAGATCAAGGGCCTAAGCTACGAGTACGTCGAAGAGGATCTCGGCAACAAGAGCGAGCTCCTGCTCAGCTCCAACCCGGTGCACAAGTTGGTCCCAGTGCTGATCCACAACGGGAAGCCGGTCTGCGAGTCGTCCGTCATCGTGCAATACATCGACGACGCTTTCGCCGGCACCGGTCCGTCCCTCCTCCCCGCCGACCCCTACCAGCGCGCCGTTGCTCGCTTCTGGGCCGCCTACCTCGAAGACAAG ATTTTGACGCCGTGGAGGCGGGTGTTCATGGTCAAGACCGacgaggagaaggccgaggcgatGAGGCAGACGATCGCAGCGGTGGACGTGCTGGAGGAAGGCCTCAAGGAGTGCTCTGGGGGCCAGGGCCCCTTCTTCGGCGGCGACAGCGTCGGGTACGTGGACGTCCTTCTTGGTGGCATGGTGTCATGGCTCAAGGCATCCGAGCCGCTCTCCGGCCCCAAGCTCATCGACGCAGCGAAGACGCCGCTCCTGGCCGCGTGGATGGAGCGCTTCTGTGACCTCGACGCGGCCAAGGCGGTCCTGCAGGACGTCGATGCGGTGGTCGAGTACGTCAGGGCGGTGCAGGCACGGGTTGCCGCCGCAACTGCAAACAGTCAGTAG
- the LOC136458575 gene encoding probable glutathione S-transferase GSTU6: MAGGGEELKLLGTWASPFVIRVKLALSFKGLSYENIEEEDLYYNKSELLLKSNPVHKQVPVLIHNGKSICESQLIVQYIDEAFSTNGPSLLTVEPYERALARFWGAYIDDKLFSSAFQVRKAKTEEEKAEALKQTFAAVETLEAAFKELSKGKPFFGGDSVGYLDIVLEGFVPMVYYGEARYGIKLFDDTRSPLLVAWVQRFGALDAAKAILPDVDKLVEYSKMKQARAAMTTDTSSSN; encoded by the exons ATGgctggaggaggagaggagctGAAGCTGCTCGGCACGTGGGCGAGCCCATTTGTGATCAGAGTGAAGCTTGCGCTCAGCTTCAAGGGCCTGAGCTACGAGAACATCGAGGAGGAGGACCTCTACTACAACAAGAGCGAGCTGCTCCTCAAGTCCAACCCGGTGCACAAGCAGGTTCCTGTGCTCATCCACAACGGTAAGTCCATCTGCGAATCCCAGCTCATCGTGCAATACATCGACGAGGCCTTCAGCACCAATGGCCCCTCTCTCCTCACCGTCGAGCCCTACGAACGTGCCTTGGCTCGCTTCTGGGGCGCGTACATTGACGACAAG CTGTTTTCCTCGGCATTTCAGGTGAGGAAGGCGAAGACAGaggaggagaaggccgaggcacTGAAGCAGACGTTCGCGGCGGTGGAGACCCTGGAGGCGGCCTTCAAGGAGCTCTCCAAGGGGAAGCCCTTCTTCGGCGGTGACAGCGTGGGGTACCTGGACATCGTGCTTGAGGGCTTCGTACCGATGGTTTACTACGGCGAGGCGCGCTATGGCATCAAGCTCTTCGACGACACCAGAAGCCCGCTCTTGGTGGCGTGGGTGCAGCGCTTTGGGGCATTAGATGCCGCCAAAGCAATCCTGCCGGACGTCGACAAGCTGGTCGAGTACAGCAAGATGAAGCAGGCACGAGCTGCCATGACCACGGACACTAGTAGTAGCAACTAA
- the LOC136536037 gene encoding probable glutathione S-transferase GSTU6, which translates to MAGGDELKLLGMWASPFVLRVKLALSFKGLSYEYVEEDLFGSKSELLLKSNPVHNKVPVLIHNGKPICESLIILQYIDEAFAGTGPSLLPADPYERAVARFWAAYIDDKMLAAWKQASRGKTEEDKAEGKKQWFVAVETLEGALRDCGKGKPFFGGDSVGYVDVVLGGLLGWVHANQEAFAIGSLDPQRTPLLVAWSEHFGALETVKPVMPDVSRLVELGKMVLAREAAAAAGASN; encoded by the exons ATGGCCGGAGGAGACGAGCTGAAGCTGCTGGGCATGTGGGCGAGCCCGTTCGTCCTCCGGGTGAAGCTCGCGCTCAGCTTCAAGGGCCTGAGCTACGAGTATGTAGAGGAGGACCTCTTCGGCAGCAAGAGCGAGCTGCTCCTCAAGTCCAACCCCGTCCACAACAAGGTACCCGTGCTCATCCACAACGGGAAGCCCATCTGTGAATCGCTGATCATCCTGCAATACATCGACGAGGCCTTTGCCGGCACTGGCCCGTCCCTCCTCCCGGCTGACCCCTACGAACGCGCCGTTGCTCGCTTCTGGGCCGCCTACATCGATGACAAG ATGCTGGCTGCTTGGAAGCAGGCGTCGAGGGGCAAGACGGAGGAGGACAAGGCTGAGGGGAAGAAGCAGTGGTTCGTCGCGGTTGAGACGCTAGAGGGAGCGCTGAGGGACTGCGGCAAAGGGAAGCCCTTCTTCGGCGGCGACAGCGTCGGGTACGTGGACGTCGTGCTCGGCGGCCTACTTGGGTGGGTGCACGCAAACCAGGAGGCGTTCGCCATCGGGTCCTTGGATCCCCAACGGACTCCGCTCCTGGTGGCGTGGTCGGAGCACTTCGGTGCACTGGAAACCGTCAAGCCTGTGATGCCCGACGTGAGCAGGCTGGTTGAGTTGGGCAAGATGGTGCTGGCCCGTGAAGCGGCTGCGGCCGCTGGTGCAAGCAACTGA